The DNA region ACCGGAAACGACAAGCGCCGCATTACAGTGGCCCCATGACCGAAGCCACGATCCAGCCCCGCGCTGACCGCGAGATCCTCCTCGACATCCTGGCCGTGCAACGCCAATCGCTCATTGCCAGCTGCCACGGCCTGACCGAGGACCAGGCGCGGGCGAAGCCCACCAGTTCGAGCCTGAGCCTCGGGGGCCTGGTCAAACACGCCGCTTACGCAGAACGCAACTGGGTCTCCCTGGCGTTCACCTTCTGGGCCCCTGGCCAACAACCTCCGGGCGGCGGGAGCGAAGCCTTCACGCGAAGCTTCCAACTCGCAGCGGACGAAACATTGGCGCAAGCCATCACGGACCTGCGGCTCGCCGGGCAGCTCACCGAAGCGTATTTCCGCGCGATACCCGACGAAGCCTACGAGAAGTCCCTGCCGATGCCCGCGCA from Segniliparus rotundus DSM 44985 includes:
- a CDS encoding DinB family protein, which codes for MTEATIQPRADREILLDILAVQRQSLIASCHGLTEDQARAKPTSSSLSLGGLVKHAAYAERNWVSLAFTFWAPGQQPPGGGSEAFTRSFQLAADETLAQAITDLRLAGQLTEAYFRAIPDEAYEKSLPMPAHPWLSVFQSELSPRWLLAHIIDEHARHAGHADIIRESLDGAKAYPLWRAALGLPAE